In Granulicella mallensis MP5ACTX8, the sequence TCATTACCAGAGCATAATTCTGTGCAGTCGGGGATGAACTGGAAGAACCATGATTGCCACCGCAACCGCTCAAACTCAACATGGCTCCCAATGACAATGTCGCTATAGCCAGCATTACCGATAGGCGCAATAGCTGCCGCTTTCGCAACGATGTCATCCCTGCCAAGGGCAGGATCAACAGCGCAAATGCCATCGTGGCCAGAGACCCTTTCAAGGGTGAGTTCTCATTCCGGGCGGTCTGGGCATTGCTGGTCTGGATGGTCAGGGTGACCGTGGTCGCTCCACTACCGGCCGGAAGTGTCACCGGAGAGAAGGTCGCTGTCGCCCCTGTAGGCAGACCCGTTACGCCGAACGCCACCGTGTTGGGGAACTTTGTCCCGGCTCCAGGCGTCAGGGTAAGGCTGTAACTTACCATTCCACCCGCAGTCGTCGTAGCACTGGCAGGACTCGAACCCGAGGCAAGCGTAAAGACGTCTGCAGTTACGGTAAAGCTGGTGGTCGCAGATGCCACACCATAGTTACCGATGCGTTCCTGGTTGGCGCTTAGAACGACCGTACCTACCCCGGTGAGCGTAACCGTCGAACCGGAGATAGTTGCCGGCCCACTGACCACTGCATAAGTTACCGCTCCGCCGGAAGCCGAAGTTGCACTTACCGTAAAGGGTGCGGTGCCATACGTCTGTGAGGGGATCGCTGCGAAGCTCAACGCGGGCACGATGGGCGCAACGGTAAAGCTGGTGGTTATCGTTATCTCCTCATAGTTGACAGTGGCTAACTGCGTGGCGCTCAGAACTACAGTACCTATCCCGGTAAGCGTAACCGTCGAACCGGAGAGGGTTGCCGGCCCATCGATCACGGTATAGAACACCGCTCCACTGGAGGCCGAGGTTGCACTTACCGTAAAGGGCGCGGTGCCATACGTCTGCGGAGCGATCTCCGCAAAGCTCAGCGCAGGTACTCCGGGGGCAACGGTGAAACTGGCGATTGCTGTCGCTGGGCCGTAGTTTCCACTGGCTGCCTGACTGGCGCTTAGAACTACATCACCTGCTCCGGTGAGGGTAACCGTCGAGCCAGAGATGGTTGCCGGTCCACTGACCACGGCATAGGTCACGGCTCCACTGGAAGCCGAAGTTGCACTTACCGTAAAGGGCGCGGTGCCATACATTCGCCCGAGAATCGTTGCAAAGCTCAGCACAGGCGCTGGTGGCGCCGTCCCACTCAATGCAATGCTCTGCACCGCATAATTTGGCGCTACGGCATTAAGGCTGTTATCCGTCAGCACCAGGGCTCCGGAAGAGGTCCCTCCAGTGGTTGGAACAAAGTTGATGGGCAGCAGGCAGGAGCCACCCGCTACCAGGGTTCCGGCCGTTGAGGCGCTGGCTCCCACAAGAGGACAGGCCGTCGTTCCCGTGCTGTCCAAACTAAAGTTGGCCGAGATGCTCGGATTATTTCCCGAAGCTGGAATGGGGAAGCTCAATGGAGCATTGCCGATGTTCTCGACTGTTACCGTCTGGACGCTGCTGGTGGGATTCGCAGGCGTGGTCGTGAAGCTGAGGCTCGGTGGATTAGCGAAATTCAGCTCCCATGCCGCGCTACCATCAGCGCTCGAGGCAAAGACATTCCCGATACCATCCACTGCCACTCCCAGAACATGATTCAGGCCGCCTGCTACCGTACTTTGGGTGTAACTGCTCCCCGAAGGCGTCTCCTTGACGATCTGGTTATTGCCGGTATCCGCGATATACACGTTGCCGCTGCCGTCGACAGACACCGCATGGGGCTGATTCAGCCCGCTACCAAGCGTGCTCTGGGTGTAGCTGCCGTTGGACAAGGTCTCCATCAACACCTGGTTGTTTGTGGTATCGCCGAGATAGACATTTCCTTGTTCGTCCACGGCGATTCCGGAGGCATTAACGGCCTTGGCAATGGTGCTCTGAGTGTAAGCGCCTGCGGTCAGAGTCTCCTTCAACACCCCGTCTGTAGGGCTGGCAATATAGACATTTCCGTTCCCATCAACCGCGACCGATTCGACATTGCCCAGGTTGGTGAATGCGACACTTTGCGCATAGCCGCCACCGCTCGCCGGAGTCTCTTCCAGCACCTCCGCGGCATCCTGATCCGCAATGTAAACATTTCCGGCCCCATCGACTGCGACCCCAACGGGATACGCCAGACCGGTAGCTACCGTGCTCTGGGTGAAGCTCCCGTTGGATAAGGTCTCCTTCACAACCGAGTTCTGAGGACTGTTGCTACTGACAGCATTCGCGATATAAAGATCTCCCGCTGTATCCGCCGCCAGGGCATAGGGATTGGTCACATTGCTGAGAGATAAGGTGCTCTGGGTACCAGGCTGGAAGTTCACTTGAGGCCCCAGTCCGGTGCCATGAACATACCCCGTGGCAATTACATTCCCCGAGCTGGACTGCAGTTCCGCCGCCCCATACCTAGGCCCAGCTAAGCCCGGCTTCAAGACCACATCCACGGTGCAGCTATCGCCCGCAGCATGTTGGAAGGTCGTTCCAAACGTGCTGCAGGTTCCTGTACCGGCATCGGTAAAATCCAGACCCGTTTGGCCCTGGGTCAGCACCACGGGGGCGCCAATCGTACCTGCTGTGTCGAGGGTAAAGATCAGGGAAACAGGCGAGCTTGAACTGCCAACGCTGACCATGCCGAAGTCTCCGGCTGATGGAGTGACCTTCAACAGACTGTTGGAAGTAGCCACAAAGACATTGCCGCCAACATCCACTGCAATATAGATCGGAACTACATCAAAATAACTACTACTACCAACCAGGCTTTGAACGTAACTGCCATTTGATGGCGTCTCCTTCAATATCTGGCTTGCCTCCGCATCTCCGGCGGTACCGTAGACGGAGATATAAACGTTGTTGCTACCGTCCACTACAACACTACTGACAGAACTCAGGCCACTGACGATCGTGGTTTGGATGTAGCTACCGCCTGACAGCGTCTCTTTAAAGACCTGATTGCTGCCCGTGTCTCCAATGTAGACATTCCCACTTCTGTCAACAGCCAAAGTAATGGGCGTAGAAAGATTACTTCCGATTGTGCTCTCAACGTAGCCATTTCCCGAAGGTGTCTCTTTTAACACGCGGCTGTTTAGCGGATCGGCTATAAAGATATCTCCGCTCGCATCTACCGCAATATTCAACCTAAAACCTAGGTTGCTGCGGACCGTGCTCTGGGTATAGCTGCCGTTCGACAATGTTTCTTTTAATGCCCTGCCGTTATTCGAATCGGCAATATAGACGTTCCCGCTCGCATCTACTGCAACTCCGGTGGGCGAGCTCAGGCCGCTGCCGATTGCGGTTTCGGTGTAGCTACCGCTCGATAGCGTTTCCTTGACAACCCGATTATTAGAAGTATCAGCAATATATAAGCTGCCGTTCGCATCCACAACGATCTGATGGGGATTATTAAGGCCTGCGATAGGCAACGTGACTTGCGACCCACTGAAATGCGCAGTCTGCGCATAAGCGCCTGAAGATGCCACTCCTGCAATCATAGACAGAACAGCGCCCATTCCGGCAACGGCACAATTCTTCCATAAAGGACGAATAAAGGAGTTAGCGGAGATAGTGCGAGGACGCAGGAAGGCAGAGAAGGTGTTCAACAGAGACTCCACGAAAACAAGTTGAAGTTACGCAATCGGCGCCACATTGCTTCAAGGTTGAAGACGCAACGCCACAAATAAAGTGCAATCTCTGTCAGATGAAACCGGCTGCGGGACTCATTGTTTCTGTACACAGGAAACCTGGCCCGTAGTTACAATCCAGCAACAATTCTTCTAGTGATCGGCCTAGACACGGTACCACGGACATTCCAGCCTTCGCTACACCCTTCGTGTGAATCAGCGGAGGTACGAGGTTTCGGAAAAGCTGAAAACACGATTCGTTCAAAACTCGCTTCGCAAATCGAGCTCCACTGAACGGAGTTCAATAATTTCGCACGTTTTCGCTTGTACCTCTCCAATACAAAGGAGACGCTCGTAATAGAGGACAACAGAAGATGGCAAAGCTTTCGCGACGGGACTTCACGGCGCTCTGTGGTGGTGCGCTGGCGGCAGGTGGATTGATGGCCTCGTGGCCGCTCGGCGCGGAGGCCGAGGCCATGGCAGACGACAAGCTGACCACCATGACCCTGTCCGAAGCTTCGGCTGCCATCCGGAATCGCAGCGTCACCCCAACCCAGCTGACGAAGGCTGTCCTGGGACGCATCGCCGTCTACGATCCCAAGCTGAACTCCTACATCACCGTGATGGGCAGAGAAGCTTTGAAACAAGCCGCCCAACTGGATGAGGAACAGAAGGCGGGCAAGTTTCGCGGGCCGTTACACGGCATTCCCATCGCCCTGAAGGACAACATCGACACCGCAGGCACCCGCACAACAGCGGCCAGTGGCGTCTTCCAGAAGCGCATCCCGACCGAAGACGCCACCATTGTGCGCAAGCTGAAAGCCTCGGGCGCGATCATCCTGGGCAAGCTGAACCTCCATGAATTCGCACTGGGCTGTACGGGCGATGTCTCCTACTTTGGGCCGACACGCAATCCCTGGGCCCTCGATCGGGTAACCGGCGGATCTTCGGCGGGCTCCGGCGCTGCTGTTGCCGGGGACCTCTGCTTTGCGGCGCTGGGGACCGATACCGGCGGCAGCATCCGGGTGCCTTCGTCGTGGTGCGGTATCGCCGGACTGAAGCCGACAACCGGACTCGTCTCGATCCGCGGCATCATCCCCTGCGCCGCCTCACTGGATCACTGCGGACCGATGGCGCGCTCCGTGGAAGACGTCGCTCTGATGCTGGGAGAGATGACGGGTTATGACAACCTCGACATCTTCAGCGTGCAGCACGGGCCCGAAGACTACACGAAGGCCATGAAGCAGCCGGTCTCGAGCTTCAAACTCGGCGCGCCCGCCGAGTTCTACGACCACATGGAGCCCGAGGTCGCAGCAGCCATCGCCGCTGCCTGCGAGGTCCTGTCCAAACTGACTGCCGGCATCACCTCGCATGCGCCTTTGCCGGACATGCCGGAGGGCAACAACTTCTTCATGCAGCTCGGCGATACGGCCTCTTACCATGAGCCTCTGTTTAAAGGCGCCCCAACGGCCTACATGCCGCCCACGCGGATGCAGTTGGAGAGGATGATCCAGGGAGGCAGCGCCGTGGATAGTGCCCGCGCCCATGATGAACTGGCCCTGATTCGCAGAACCGTGGATGCAGCCTTTACCGATATCGACCTCGTCGTCATGCCGACCATCCGCAATCTTCCGCCCACCATCAACGACTCGCTGGCAGCAGAGATGGGGACGAAGAAGCCGCGGGTCTATGACTTCTTCGCAGCGCCCTCGGGCTGCACCAACACGGCTCCGTTCGATGTCTACGGTCTCCCCGCACTCACGATCCCCTGCGGCTTCAGCACCAGCGGCCTGCCCATCGGACTGATGATCGCCGGGCCGCACTTTGCCGAAGGCAAGGTGCTCGCCCTGGGCTATGCCTACCAGCAGGCCACGGACTGGCATAAACGCAAGCCGACGCTTACGCCGGACATGGTGCCTCCGTCGATCGTAGAAGCTTCGTAAAAAGAACCAGGGCACGGAAATGCCCTGCGATCACACAGCATCGCGGATATGCGATCCTGAAATAGCGATGCACAGCTCCATCACAAACCGCAGCAAGGCCGCAGCGTTACTGCTCTGCGCTTTGCTGGTTGTGATGAGCATCGTCTCGCCGATATGTCCCACCTGCGATGGCTTTGGAGGCTGGCACAGCAACCATGCCCCGCTTGCCGACAAGCAGGCGCCGCCTGTGAACGACACCTGCAATGGAGTCTGTTCCTGCTGCGGCTTTCACTGGCTGCCACCCCAGCAGACGCAGTTATTTACAGTCGCTGTCGTAACGATCGTTCCTGTCTTGTGGAAGGAACATTACCCGACACACGATACCCCGCCTCCTTTCCTGCCCCCTCGCGCTTAGCCCAGAACAGAAATCGCAACACACGCTTCGGCGTGCGATCTCACTTCTTTCTGGAGCCTGAAATTTATGACACAACTTCGCTGCGCCCTTCTCGGGGCGGCTACCCTGCTCTGCATGGCGCAGATGCGGGCACAAACTCCTACCGTGGAAACACCAGAGGCCAATCCGGGCCGCCCTACCGTCTCCACGCCCGCGACACTCACTCCCGTGGGATATCTTCAATTTGAAAACGGTGGTCTCTACGCCCAGACATCGCCCGAATTCAAAACGCGATTCGGCATCAATCAGGTTACGAAACTCGCCGTGACCTCTCGCCTGCAGTTGCTGGCGCTCTCAGAACCGTTCGTCCACGCAACGGGAGCGGAGGTCTCAGGAGACCGCCCGGGCGAGGTCTTTGCCGGATTACAAGCAGTGGCTCTATCGGGAACAGGCCACACTCCCACGGTGAGCCTCAGCTATATCCGCCGGCTCTACGAAAGCCCCGCACCGGAGATCGATATCGGCACCTTCCGGCAGAGCGCGCTTTTCCTGGTAAGCAACGATCTCGGCGGATTCCACTTCGACGTGAACGGCGTCTTCTCCGAACAAGCGGAAGGAACCGTTCGTCGCGGGCAATTCGGTCAAACGCTTTCGGTCTCTCACCCGCTGGCCCGGTTCACGATCTCAGGAGAACTCTGGCACTTTACGCAGCCGCTCACGAGAGGGAACGCCGTCGGCAACCTATGGGCAGGGTCATATCCAATCAGGAAGAATCTGGTCGTAGATGCAGGCTTCGACCATGGACTCACCTCGACCTCGACGCATTGGGAGGAGTTCGCAGGATTCACGTATGTTCTGCCTCATCGGCTCTGGGGAGGGCGGGAAAAGCATTAGGACCTAACAACGCTCGCGCCCTAAAGAATCAGATCGGAAGCTAATCAGGAACATAGCGCGAAGCGCGTTCCCTGACGCTTTAGCGTCAGGGAGTCGGAGGGAGCCGTAGCCTTTAGACTACGGTAGCAAGGTCAGGCGAGAATCGGGCTTCAGTCTCGGGCCTTTTGTTCGCAGCCAAAAGAAGGCCCGGGCCTAAAGGCCACATCTTTGCCAAGCCTGAATTCCGTAGCCTAAAGGCCACGGCTCCCTCCGAACCGCGACGCTCAAGCGTCACGGTGTGACGCTTCGCGCTGTTGTGAACGCGCCTGATTCAACAAATTTTATGATTCATCCGACAGAAACCCTTTGGCATCGTAGAAAAAACT encodes:
- a CDS encoding Asp-tRNA(Asn)/Glu-tRNA(Gln) amidotransferase GatCAB subunit A; protein product: MAKLSRRDFTALCGGALAAGGLMASWPLGAEAEAMADDKLTTMTLSEASAAIRNRSVTPTQLTKAVLGRIAVYDPKLNSYITVMGREALKQAAQLDEEQKAGKFRGPLHGIPIALKDNIDTAGTRTTAASGVFQKRIPTEDATIVRKLKASGAIILGKLNLHEFALGCTGDVSYFGPTRNPWALDRVTGGSSAGSGAAVAGDLCFAALGTDTGGSIRVPSSWCGIAGLKPTTGLVSIRGIIPCAASLDHCGPMARSVEDVALMLGEMTGYDNLDIFSVQHGPEDYTKAMKQPVSSFKLGAPAEFYDHMEPEVAAAIAAACEVLSKLTAGITSHAPLPDMPEGNNFFMQLGDTASYHEPLFKGAPTAYMPPTRMQLERMIQGGSAVDSARAHDELALIRRTVDAAFTDIDLVVMPTIRNLPPTINDSLAAEMGTKKPRVYDFFAAPSGCTNTAPFDVYGLPALTIPCGFSTSGLPIGLMIAGPHFAEGKVLALGYAYQQATDWHKRKPTLTPDMVPPSIVEAS
- a CDS encoding NHL repeat containing protein, which gives rise to MNTFSAFLRPRTISANSFIRPLWKNCAVAGMGAVLSMIAGVASSGAYAQTAHFSGSQVTLPIAGLNNPHQIVVDANGSLYIADTSNNRVVKETLSSGSYTETAIGSGLSSPTGVAVDASGNVYIADSNNGRALKETLSNGSYTQSTVRSNLGFRLNIAVDASGDIFIADPLNSRVLKETPSGNGYVESTIGSNLSTPITLAVDRSGNVYIGDTGSNQVFKETLSGGSYIQTTIVSGLSSVSSVVVDGSNNVYISVYGTAGDAEASQILKETPSNGSYVQSLVGSSSYFDVVPIYIAVDVGGNVFVATSNSLLKVTPSAGDFGMVSVGSSSSPVSLIFTLDTAGTIGAPVVLTQGQTGLDFTDAGTGTCSTFGTTFQHAAGDSCTVDVVLKPGLAGPRYGAAELQSSSGNVIATGYVHGTGLGPQVNFQPGTQSTLSLSNVTNPYALAADTAGDLYIANAVSSNSPQNSVVKETLSNGSFTQSTVATGLAYPVGVAVDGAGNVYIADQDAAEVLEETPASGGGYAQSVAFTNLGNVESVAVDGNGNVYIASPTDGVLKETLTAGAYTQSTIAKAVNASGIAVDEQGNVYLGDTTNNQVLMETLSNGSYTQSTLGSGLNQPHAVSVDGSGNVYIADTGNNQIVKETPSGSSYTQSTVAGGLNHVLGVAVDGIGNVFASSADGSAAWELNFANPPSLSFTTTPANPTSSVQTVTVENIGNAPLSFPIPASGNNPSISANFSLDSTGTTACPLVGASASTAGTLVAGGSCLLPINFVPTTGGTSSGALVLTDNSLNAVAPNYAVQSIALSGTAPPAPVLSFATILGRMYGTAPFTVSATSASSGAVTYAVVSGPATISGSTVTLTGAGDVVLSASQAASGNYGPATAIASFTVAPGVPALSFAEIAPQTYGTAPFTVSATSASSGAVFYTVIDGPATLSGSTVTLTGIGTVVLSATQLATVNYEEITITTSFTVAPIVPALSFAAIPSQTYGTAPFTVSATSASGGAVTYAVVSGPATISGSTVTLTGVGTVVLSANQERIGNYGVASATTSFTVTADVFTLASGSSPASATTTAGGMVSYSLTLTPGAGTKFPNTVAFGVTGLPTGATATFSPVTLPAGSGATTVTLTIQTSNAQTARNENSPLKGSLATMAFALLILPLAGMTSLRKRQLLRLSVMLAIATLSLGAMLSLSGCGGNHGSSSSSPTAQNYALVMTAMDAATGAKSSANLTLTVQ